The DNA window CTTCTATACCAAATTCAAACCCTTATATTTTAGTAATTGGTTTCAAGTACCAATCATAGGTTTGTCAAAGTTGAATGCATCACTTTTCTAATGAAATTAACATAAGGTCAAACCAAGCACTCTTATTCATGATGTTGCGAACTACCAATTTATTATAGTATGCAATAGTCTGATTCATAATAAATACCTTAACAATGAGCATAGATGTTGGAGATTTATTTGGTGAATGTGGAAAATGATTTTGCTGATGAAACAAAGCAGATAATGTTTGTTTCCACCCTGGCTCCATGTCATCTATGGATGCAATCCAGGGGCAGAAGTATCTGTGATGCCTGATTGGATTAAATTCCATTGTTTTATCAGCCGTGGTTGATTTCATGTCTCTTTCTGTGTAAagcaaaaggagaaaaaaatattcttaaacaTTTCATTTATCTTACAATATCTACAAATTGTCTCTCACATAGTCACATTTACAGTCAATGGTAATAATTTATCAGGGAAAAAAAATGTAAGTACTGACCTAAACTACAATGTTGATCCTCCCTGTTGACAAAATTTTCTACGTTGTCTTTGGCCCCATAGTTTGAAAGACGATTTACTACTCCATCCGAATTCTTCTGTGAAACAAAAAGAGATTACCTTCAGTCAATCTTTCTGCACAGCAATATAGTTAACACCACTTGCAATTTCCAAAGAATACATCACATCATAAGTGCTTATGATCAAGCAAAGAAACTCTATCACTTGCTATACTTTCTTCAGTTTGTTATAAATTATGAATACATGATGCAATGATCTAGAGATAGAATTTTCTCTCGTTGAACAAATAAATTGTCCATCTGACAGAAAAGAAAACCAAAACTAACCTGCAAGCTACTAGGGTCACCTGCAGCCGAACTGTTCAATCCATCACCCTCATGATGGGTGCTCTCTGTAACATTATCCACTACAGGGTCACGAGCACTAGCTTTAGAACCAGTTTGATCATGTGAACTTTCCCTAATTTCAGATGACATGGGAACAATTTGTTTATTAGAAGCATCAACTATGTTATCATCAGGATTCTCCTGAATCCTGATCTTCTTCCGTGAATCTGACTGCATACCATCTCCATCAACAAAGACATGATCTCTAAAATCCGAGTCATAAGAAAGACGAGCCCTTAAATTCTGACCAATAACAGGCAGAGATATTATGGCTTTAAAATTTTGCTTTGTTGGAGGAGGACCCCCTGCAATCGTCATATTGAGACTAGAAGACATATCCTTTGACGAAGTTGCAATGTCAGACACATTATTTACACCCTGACCCTGTCTGTCTTGGATCACAGAATCGtttttgcaatttacttctgCATACCCCACTATTCTGAGTGATTCGACAGGCCGAGGAATTGTGCTGAATGCCCACAATCCAACAGTAGCTCCACACAGGGTACATTCTAGAACTGCAGAATTGGGATCTAGTTGTTCTCCATTAGAATCCTTGAGGTTTTCATTCGTTTCAAAATTGTTGTTATCAGCAACTACTTGAGAACGGTCCAGAATAGTTGTACTTCTAACAGATTGCTCCTTTGTATCCTTGCAATCAACTATGTAAGGTAGAGGGCGAAGATTCCAACCACATAAACTTATAAGCTTTTGAGACTGCAAATAaacaccaataaattacattaaaaagGTAGGAATGAAAGAAGTGCCAACATACACAAAGATGTTTTCAAGAGAATAAATGAGACAATTGAAATTTGTTAATATAAACAAAGATCATTCATCTAATGCATTTATCATTAAGTCACTAGAACACAGAAGTACACTTGTTATTACCTGGTAATACAATTTGAGTTCCTCTTGACTACTAATAATTTCTATGTCAGAATTTCTGGCAGATCCATTTCCAAAATCAAGAAACAATGATTGTCCAAGAAAGTCTTCCAATAGTGGACTGTGCATGTGCTCTATAACTGAAGATGAAACATGTGGAAGAGCTGAGAGTTGCAAAAGAGAAGAACAGCGTTCTCTGAAATTGTCAACTAACACTGGAGGAGCTGTAGGAGGAAACCGTGCCAGTGTTTCACTGCAGGCATTGTCGATCCATGGGCAAAGTAACTTATGTCCATTATCTAACTTTAAGCTAAATACCCGGGCGGCTTTCTCCACTGAATTAATGGAACActaattagaaaatcataaaattcattATTCCAGTGAATTGTATAACAAGCATCAAGAATGGCATACCCTGCTGCTGGTTCCAAGATGCTGGTGTTGAGAAAAGCAGACGTGCTCCACATGCTTCACAGGCTATAGTGTCAATATCCACATTTATCCAACCCCTTCGAGCACAATTTACAGCACTTACAACCTGTAAATGGCATAAGTCAAAGCATAAGCCACCGTAGAGTAAATGTTACAAataatatatctataaagaaaGTTGGCAAAGGGAAGTAGGAAGCGTGAGGCAAGGGGCTTTCTTTGGTAATGGAGATGCCGTGCCATGGTAAAATTGACgtctaaaaattataattattcttcaaaataaattttataataatatttcacTTGTCGAGTTTGAATTCATTTGTTTCctcaatactaatttttttcttttttttaacacTAATATCAACAACAGTGTATCAAACAAATATATTCTGGTCGTGAATAaaattgatcaatttatttgcGCCGTCACAGAGTTTTTTCCTTCCTTAAACGAATGGAGAGTTCATTAAATTTCTGCAATACAAGCATAATGTTCCTTTTTTATTCAAGGgtaaatataaatagaaaaatcatataataatattaagaaaatGTTAAAAGTAATGATAAAGTACACCACACTAGAAAGAGACCATGATTTATAGATGGAAAATGAAAAGGTACCTTGGGTTTAGCAAACCATGATATAGATTTGAATGTGGCCAATCTTCTCATAAAGTCACCACGATCCCATGGACGACAAAGCGCTCCTTCAGTTGCTCCCACTGTGGCTGACAACGAGTGTGGTACCTCAGCAGCATCCCCTCTCAGATTCAGCTCCATTGTCCCCAATGAAGTTGAGTAAGGACGCTTCTTACCACTCAAAAGTTGCATGCCAGATGAACTGCAAACATATAAACACATTATTGGTTATCAAACTTAGATTCAGAATATGGATATCAGAGAAACATGAGAATCCACAAATTCAACTATCAGTGAATGAGTTTATATGCATGGACGAAGCACAGTGCAACAAGTGCTTCCAGCTCAGGCACTAACTGATTCTAACTAAATAACTGAACTGCCGCGAATATTATATTATCTATAACTACCACTAGCTAATCCTCAACTAGCAATCCAGCATAACTGAATAGATAAACACACAATTCCTAATATAAATACCTAGTTCAAACAAAAcctgatttaaaaaaaataaataaagattcagAAACAAGGAATTAAACTAAATCCTCAAACAAATCATTACACAGGCTAAAAGCTTCAAATCTTACGATGTCATACAACTCTTACAGTTACAgctaaattaaaagattaaaatgaaagaaaatttcaaaattcagacAAACTAATTGAGCATTCATCTGTGACACTATCCAGCATTTCATAAATGTTGCCAAACGAAACAACAGAATCGAAAGTTTCaagcaaaataataataataaaacagaaTCGAAAGATTCAAGcgtaataacaataataatgatagaaaggaaggaaaagaagaagaacctggAAGGTGATTTAGGAGTATGGAAAAGCTTATCCATGATTGAATGGAACTTCTTCTCGGAATCTTGCGCCATTTGGGTCGTGAAACAATAAAGGTTTTAAGAAGCAAAAGACCTTAAAGAGCTTCTTATCATGAATTTgcgtttttcttttataattaattaaaagcgtctaaaaagtaaaaataaatggTAGCGGCCACGGTGGTGCTGCTGCCTCTAGCGACGATTATTGAAATCCAGACCCACCTCCTCAACCCCATTTTTGCGGTTTTTGCTTAATTGGGCTTTTTTTGGGTTGGGCTtcatttttattgtaaaaatgTTGTTATTCTTGTTGTTAGGAAATGTGCTACCGATGGGCCCATTACCCATTTCAAAAGATTAGGCAGAAGCCCAACAGTCTGAGAATCAATGATCTATTACCCAAAAAAACGTTACTCAAGGATCATTCTGTTCCATNNNNNNNNNNNNNNNNNNNNNNNNNNNNNNNNNNNNNNTGTTCACTACTCTTCTGATAAATATAGCTTAAAGTCAATATTGTATTTCCGACCAAAAAAGAGTCTATTATATTCGATTAATTCCACTCAAATTGGAGGGAAGAAAAGGTATTATAATGTAAAGTTTAATTGTATATCATTATCTCTCTAATATTATTcttattgaatgaaaaatagtttcaaaatatttcatataatttaagttctgttaaattttaaagcatgtaattaattctaaattattagAACTCATTAtaataacccaaaaataaacataatatttaGATATCGACGTTATGTCATTGTGTGTATGTTATCATTGTGTCATTGTATGAATATATAACGAGAGATGTTTATTTATAGGCCAAGAATATAATCTAAtcataataacaaaattaacataatattaaatttaaccaAATCGTGTTATAATTAAAAGGATAGCAGGaagaaaaaagagttaaaaagaGCAATGTAGATCTCCAATAGAGTGATGTTGGGAATTAAGGGAGTCCATATATAGGACATGGGAAAAGAAACAAAGCATATTAATtaagatagatagatagaagGCATGGGAGAATGAAGATGAAGGTTGTGTAAACTGTAAAGTGTACGGTAACAATGAAAGGACATAGAGGAGAGAGTGATTGAGCTGGCAAGCATATATAGTTTGCATGCAGAATAGTGAAAGAGAGTACCTCTTTTACCCTTTCTTATTACTACCCTTGTCCTACCTCTATCTAGGGTGGTCCATCTTCGtacatcttatattatataGGTCAACTGTTCTAGCCAGCGGCCACCCCTTAATTCAATTCTTGTATGTATAGGGCTGGCAATGGATaaggtagggtagggtttggacCCTACCCTACTCTACCCGCGGgttgaaaatttcattaaaactctaccctaccctacccgcgggttgagaatctctcaaccctaaccctacccgcaccctaaaattttaaaccctaccctaccctactctACCCGcagaaatatcaaattttttcaaaataaatataaaattaaattttttcgaattttatacgtattaataacataaaaaataaaaaactaatgctctaaattactaaattaactaactagtttAGTAGTTGTTCACTTATTATAAGTCATTACATAAGAAAGGTTGTGGGTTCAGCTCTCACTTTCTTCACTATATAGAGAAGATATTGTGGGTTCAACTCTTACTTCCTTCACTATATAgagagatttttataaaatatgtgttatatatgaggtgcgggtagggtagggtagggtacaccctaaacccgtaccctaccctacccgcaagCATACCCGGACCGTACCCTATCCTACCCGCTGCGGGTAGGGTAGCCTACCCTACCCGAACGGGTTGGACCGGGTTGGGTACCCGCGGGTAGGGTATGAATTGCCAGCCCTATGTATGTACCACTCTCTTTCTACACAACaccaattattatttatatacgtGATGAATTCTAATAAGATTatgttatggtcattacgataattatataaatattattaaaattaatttaagattaaaaaaatatca is part of the Arachis duranensis cultivar V14167 chromosome 1, aradu.V14167.gnm2.J7QH, whole genome shotgun sequence genome and encodes:
- the LOC107469245 gene encoding uncharacterized protein LOC107469245 — translated: MAQDSEKKFHSIMDKLFHTPKSPSSSSGMQLLSGKKRPYSTSLGTMELNLRGDAAEVPHSLSATVGATEGALCRPWDRGDFMRRLATFKSISWFAKPKVVSAVNCARRGWINVDIDTIACEACGARLLFSTPASWNQQQVEKAARVFSLKLDNGHKLLCPWIDNACSETLARFPPTAPPVLVDNFRERCSSLLQLSALPHVSSSVIEHMHSPLLEDFLGQSLFLDFGNGSARNSDIEIISSQEELKLYYQSQKLISLCGWNLRPLPYIVDCKDTKEQSVRSTTILDRSQVVADNNNFETNENLKDSNGEQLDPNSAVLECTLCGATVGLWAFSTIPRPVESLRIVGYAEVNCKNDSVIQDRQGQGVNNVSDIATSSKDMSSSLNMTIAGGPPPTKQNFKAIISLPVIGQNLRARLSYDSDFRDHVFVDGDGMQSDSRKKIRIQENPDDNIVDASNKQIVPMSSEIRESSHDQTGSKASARDPVVDNVTESTHHEGDGLNSSAAGDPSSLQKNSDGVVNRLSNYGAKDNVENFVNREDQHCSLERDMKSTTADKTMEFNPIRHHRYFCPWIASIDDMEPGWKQTLSALFHQQNHFPHSPNKSPTSMLIVKVDDPVSSVKKLFLSPSTRRKLAHIASQNTEHR